The following proteins are co-located in the Apium graveolens cultivar Ventura chromosome 5, ASM990537v1, whole genome shotgun sequence genome:
- the LOC141660277 gene encoding serine/threonine-protein phosphatase PP1 isozyme 4-like, whose amino-acid sequence MCDIHGQYSDLLRLFEYGGFPPQSNYLFLGDYVDHGKQSLETIWLLLAYKIKYSNNFFLLRGNHECASINRIYGFYDECKRRFNVKLWKTFTDCFNCLPVAAVVDDKILCMYGGLSPDLNNLDQIKNLPRPTAIPDTGLLYDLLWSDPSNDVKGWGLNDKGVSFTFGPDKMSEFLAKHDLDLVCRAHQVVDDGYEFFAERQLVTIFSAPNYCGEFDNAGAMMSVDGNMMCSFQVLKPTEKKNIFLMSTKM is encoded by the exons ATGT GTGACATCCATGGGCAGTATAGCGATTTGTTACGACTCTTTGAATATGGTGGCTTTCCTCCTCAATCAAATTATCTGTTTTTAGGGGATTATGTGGACCATGGAAAACAAAGTTTAGAAACGATATGGCTCTTGCTTGCTTATAAAATTAAGTATTCGAATAACTTTTTTCTTCTTAGGGGAAACCATGAATGCGCCTCTATCAATAGAATATATGGATTTTATGATGAATGTAAGCGCCGATTCAATGTTAAACTATGGAAAACCTTTACTGATTGTTTCAACTGTCTTCCTGTGGCTGCTGTTGTTGATGATAAGATATTGTGCATGTATGGTGGTCTGTCCCCTGATCTTAACAATTTGGATCAGATCAAAAACCTGCCACGTCCAACTGCTATACCTGACACAGGTTTGCTCTATGATTTACTTTGGTCAGATCCCAGTAATGATGTCAAGGGATGGGGATTGAATGATAAAGGAGTATCATTCACCTTTGGCCCTGATAAGATGTCAGAGTTCTTAGCGAAGCATGACTTGGACCTTGTTTGTCGTGCTCATCAG GTTGTGGATGATGGTTATGAATTCTTTGCTGAAAGACAGCTTGTTACCATATTTTCCGCTCCCAACTATTGCGGTGAATTTGATAATGCTGGTGCAATGATGAGCGTTGATGGAAATATGATGTGCTCTTTCCAAGTACTGAAGCCAACTGAAAAAAAGAATATTTTTTTAATGTCCACAAAAATGTAA
- the LOC141660276 gene encoding NADP-dependent malic enzyme-like, which translates to MLFISKKLIEPTKPYSLIQGRTVFASGNPFDPVKYNDQLFIPGQANNAYIFPGLGLGLVMSGAIHMHDEMLLAASEALACQVTQEHYDKGMTFPPFSNIRTISANIAAKVAAKAYDLGLATRLPPEDLVKFAESCMELLFVNLV; encoded by the exons ATGTTATTTATTTCAAAGAAACTCATTGAACCAACAAAACCTTATTCCTTAATACAGGGCCGCACTGTGTTTGCCAGTGGAAATCCATTTGACCCTGTGAAATACAATGACCAACTTTTCATTCCTGGCCAG GCAAATAACGCATATATCTTTCCTGGACTTGGACTTGGTTTGGTTATGTCTGGTGCAATCCACATGCACGATGAAATGCTTCTTGCAGCTT CTGAAGCTTTGGCCTGTCAAGTAACACAGGAACACTATGATAAGGGAATGACATTCCCACCATTTTCTAATATCAGAACAATATCCGCTAACATTGCAGCTAAAGTTGCTGCTAAAGCATATGATCTTG GCTTGGCAACACGTCTTCCTCCAGAAGATCTGGTCAAGTTTGCTGAAAGCTGCAT GGAGCTTCTgtttgtgaatttggtataa